A window of Bacteroidota bacterium genomic DNA:
TCCAGGTCCAGCGCGTAGCCGTTGCCCTCCGCTCGGACAGTGCCCGCGACGACGTGGCCGTAAGACAGCTCCTGCGCAATCCTCCGCTGGAGTGCCAGCGGCACGCCGCGCCCATCGGCGAAGCCGGCCCGCGCCAGCCGCTCGCTGACGTTGTTTCCCGTGAGGATCCGGAAGAAGGGGTCCTGCCGGAGGTCGGCCTGAACGAGCGCTGGCATCGCCGTGGCAACCCAGCCGCCCTCGCTGGTCGCGTTCTCGAAGGGAAACACAACCAGCCGCTTGCGGTGGGTGTCCGCCACCACCACCCGCTCGACCGTCTCACCGTCCTCGTCCTCGATGGCGACGGTCGTGGTGGTAGCGCTGAGCGGCTTGCCCCAAAAGCCGAACGTGAGCACCGCCACCGCGACCACGATGTTGAGCACGACGCTGCCGAGGTGGAGCGGCGTCCAGTGCTGCGGCCCCGGACCGCCGTGACGGTAGGCGAGGAGCGCCACCGTCGGGATCATCAGGATCAACCCCCAGAGGAGGATGTCCACGAGGTAGGGCGAGAGGGCGTAGCGGCTCGTGAGGAAGTTGAAAAAGAGAATCGCCGAGGCGCACGAGGCGACGTAGCCGCCGAGCACCTGGGGCACACGGCGGCGGAGCAACTCCCCGAAGAACGAGCGGTCAGCAGTAGCCGAGGAATCGGGAGTGTCGGTAGCCATCGGGCTGGTGGGGTTGGCCGCAGGTTTTAAGGCCGCAAAACTAGCGGCATACGGCGCCTAGGGCAACCCACTGACACCGTAGGCTTAGCGTTTCCGCGCGGCCTCGTAGCGCTCGATGAACGTCGGCACGTCCACACCCGCGACGGCATCGCCGACGACGTCGAGCGGGAGATCGTCGAGGCTCCTGAAGCGGACGCACGACTTGCCCACGTCGAAGCGCTTGCCGGTGGCCCGGTACGCCGCCTCGAAGTCGTCACGGGTGGCGTCGTCGGCGTAGATGCTCATGAGATAGACGGCCATGTGGCGCTTCTGCGAGGCGAGCGCGGCCATCATGAGCGGCTGACCGTTGTAGGTGTCCGGGTAGGTGTCGAGCGGCACCTGGTAGCTGATCATTTTGCCCTGCATCACTTCCTCGACGCCCTCCGGCAAGCGGTCCAGGAGCGTGGCGCGGACGGCGTCGAGCGCCTCGCGGCGATCATCGG
This region includes:
- a CDS encoding DUF1801 domain-containing protein produces the protein MPSKPTSVEDFLATLPDDRREALDAVRATLLDRLPEGVEEVMQGKMISYQVPLDTYPDTYNGQPLMMAALASQKRHMAVYLMSIYADDATRDDFEAAYRATGKRFDVGKSCVRFRSLDDLPLDVVGDAVAGVDVPTFIERYEAARKR